agtaattttgggtttttaactTATAGTTTCCTTTAAGCTGGTAATGTATTTAgatgcttaaaattttatttgactCTTACTTAGTTCAAGCCATTGGCTTTAGAGCTGTTTGCATAATTCAGTTAATTGTTTTCTGGTTCATTATTATTTCTTGCTGTTATTAAGTTGGAAATTTTGTGGCTATGAGCAGTGGATTCTGAGTGGAAAACCGAGCCCTTTGATTTCCTGATCGATGGGGAGCTGGTTCGGATGTCACTTGAGCAGTTTCTTCTTGTCAAAGGCATTTCTGCGGTACTTTTCTACCTTTAACCCTTTTAATGTTTGCATTTTACTTTAGTGAGTTTTAAATAAGTAGAAAAGAATTTGTGAAAACAACTAAAGAGAAATGTGCAATTACTATGTTTTGGTCCTTATACTTAATTCCTTGAATGAACAATTGCAggagaaaattttggaaattgaatACATAAGAGCTGTTGCCCCTCGAAAAGAGGAAGAGCCTTCTCCGCATGATGATTGGGTCAGTGCTGTTGACGGTTCTAGTCCTAGGTAAGCCTTCCAATATGTTACCATTGCACGGGTGCTTCATTTTGCTTTTACCGTAGCATTACTGTTATTCTGGGTATTAGTCTTATTTATAAAGGAAGATTAAATGACTTTGATTTTGTTGGCATTACACTTCCATAAAACTGCTTAGTACACATTGTTTTGCAGGTTCATTTTGACTGGTTGCTATGATAGTTTGGGAAggtaaatagattaaatttcatgttttttttttgtttatggaCGTTTTATTCGGAGGAATTTAATTTGACAGAAAtagtgtttttgttttcttttctatataaTTTCCTTAAGGATATGGAAACAAGCTGGATGGTGTACGCATATACTAGAAGGACACAGTGGTGCAATTTCATCTGTTCGTATCATCAACTCAGAAGGTTTAGTGGTCAtctataacattttagtcatcaATATTAAGCATTTTTATGTATGATTGTGTCAAACAAGCTGTTGTTTTCTTCCGATATTTAGTGGACGTCCCTAAGTCTACTCTAAGTATATCCTTTTCTGTTTTATCGTACTGATGATTAGGGTTGCTTGCATGTGCAGGGGCAGGAAGTGCAACAGTAGCCACTGCTTCAAAAGATCGAACTCTGAGACTGTGGAAGGtaatatgaaaaatgaattcTTTTCGAAGTGCAAAAATAAGTACCAATTGATACATCTTTTTCCTTAAAAAGTTTGATGCAGAGGACTCTACTGACCATCCTGCAAGGATAAGAGCATTCAAGATATTACGTGGGCATAATGCATCTGTACACAGCATTGCAGCAAAGACATCTGGAGACATGGTATTAGCTATTCTTTGAACcgtagttttctttttctttttatctgtCTTTATCATATTGTGATAATGTTGATTTCTAACATCAGTGTCATTGCCTCTGTCTCTTAATTTAGATTTGCTCAGGTTCTTGGGATTGTACGATCAATTTATGGCGGACAAATGACACTGATACAAATGGGGACACGGTATCAATCAAGAAAAGGAaggttaataataaaattgaggAGTCTCAATCAGAGGTATGCCCTCCTTTTCATTTGCTCCCTCTGCATTTTGATTTTCATGTAGCTGATTTATTTACCATCATTCATATAAACTGCCTCGAAGAATATCCTTGCTTTGAATGAGCTCTTTGTCATAATCATTATTGTTAATTTGATGTTTCTCTCCAAAATTTTTATGACATAACAATTTTATTCTAAAGAATCTTGGGCATTTATTTATAAGCATTGGCTTTTCTTTTACATCCTTCATGTTTTGTGCAGGGAGAGGCCGTCTCTACACTTGTGGGCCATACACAGTGCGTCTCCTCTGTGGTTTGGCCTCAGCACGATACAATTTATTCGGCATCATGGGATCACTCTGTCAGAAAATGGGATGTCGAGACAGGCAAAGATTTGTCTGATATAGTATGTCTATTTgtctctttctttctccctctatatccattttttgtttcatttgcaTGCACTTGTGTTCTATGTTTGGATGTACCATTTTTGTTCATCTGAGAAAAAAGGGTAAAAGGATACTATTTCTTAGGTTGCTTTCATTTACTTCACTTCCCTGACCCGGCCCCTCTTTTGTTTTCATGCACAGTTCTGTGGCAAGGCCCTCAACTGCATTGATATAGGAGGTGAAGGATTGGCTCTCATCGCTGCTGGTGGTTCCGATCCAGTTCTTAGAATATGGGATCCTCGTAAACCAGGTCTGTCATTCATAATTTCAtgtatgatatattttttttcttttcccttcctCTTTTTCTCCTACTTTTGCATGCGCAGACACATGAAACCACTGAAACTCCATCTCACTTGAAACtttttttctacttttcaaGGAACATCGGCACCCACGTTTCAGTTCTCTTCACATAGTTCTTGGATTTCAGCTTGCAAGTGGCACAATACGTCTCCTCTTCATTTACTTTCTTCATCTTATGATGGGAAAGTAATGTTGTGGGATCTAAGAACAGCGGTATCGTTTTGTATTCTCTACATTCTCACAATTTAACTGTATATTGTTTTTCTGGACATCGTTTTGATGATTACTTTTTGTGTGGCAGTGGCCTGTTTCTATCATCGATACGCACAAAGACAAGGTACAATTCTAATCTCTGTTGCTAAATTCTTTTGATGTAGTTTTTGAGAAACCTATCCAAAATCCGCCATTAATGTCGTGGCCTGGCTGTCTTAGGTATTATGCGCAGACTGGTGGAAGGGTGACTGCGTGGTGAGCGGTGGGGTGGACACTCAGCTCCGAATTTCTTCGGACATCTCTATCCATTGAGGTAAATTTTAGCTATATCATTTTAGaagttaaattctgctattagtcgctgtactttgcaaaagttgtggatttagtccttgtacttttatttggtcattttcagtccctatacttttttgaattttgataatttcatcctaACCCAAATAGTAATAGTTAAATCCgtttgttttaattcaattgctAGTCctgaacttttttaaaatttgaaatttcagttttgaCGCAAATGATGGTTGCTGATCcattaactgaatttttagttttttagtaAGTAACTTGTGGAAATAATAAGCTGACATGGCAttacacaaataataatatgtttgccTCATCAGATTTTGGAAATAGCAGAACTTATCTTAATGAaggcaaaaattttaaaattttgaaaaaagtaTAGGCACTAATAGCAAAAGGTAAACcttatttaaatgtatgttaAACTAATTCAACTGGTCCGGGTTTTTATTCCTCACATAAGTGATGTCTACTTTTTGTTTCATTCATCATGTTATGGTGGCCTTTTCTTgcaaaagaagaaagaacatGTTTGGAGCCGAGAAGGGAGCTGGTGAAATTGGTATCAAGTGAGGGGTTTAGGCATTAAAGAATGGTTGTGATTGTCTGAAATGTCTATCAATTTTGTTCAGGATATGTAAACAAGCCATCATTTCCTTCAAGTGTTATATAACTTATAGGATTATGTTCTATTTGTGTTCAATTCTCTTTTATTTGGATATAAGGTCAAAACTTATGTTACTCGAATTCGAATATGGGTGTGTGTCTGATATTGATATGTTTACCGGCTCGGTTTAGGTTCGAATAGCAAAAAGACTTGTTCGGACCTGATCCTGGTTTGTTAATTTCAGCAGTTCATTTtacattgaatatatatatatagttgttattttataattgaatttattttaaaatatgacaaAACTCCAATATAACGAAgctttgattaaaatattagaattttcaaaaattttggaagttgtaataagaatttttttaaaattttataagaggtttaattaaagttttcaaaatatttgtataacaAGCTCTTCAACCCCATAATCAAAAGAAATGATGAAGCAGAAGGTGAAATGTTTTATCTCTACAAACATTTTATACAGTTATCAAAGATATTatttgtacaaaaatagttattgtTTAATGTAAAGATTGGAGATGCGGGGGATCGAACCCCGTGCCTCTCGCATGCAAAGCGAGCGCTCTACCATTTGAGCTACATCCCCGATTGATTTCTTGGTCTTAAGAAAAACTATATTTCATTATGTAAATaggatttcttttatttaaccCAACGTagattaaaatttctataaaaagggtaaaatgcaGCAGAGGTGGGCCAACTActgataattttcttttttggtcataTTGTTATCCAATTATtcgattttgtttctttttggcTTAAAgcttattttttcattttggtatcTAAAGTTACTTTTTTTTAGTCGATTCAGCCACTgtggttaaaaaaaaaaagtatgtgCCATGTGACACTtcaatatgtattaaaaataaaaatataaatataaattataaaataaaaatataattagaaatTATAGAAAACTACCCAACGTTTacatatcaatattttcaagttttatatGAATGATTATTGTTTGGTTTTGAGGGAAAATGGTGGTTGGAATAATTTTTGGCATGGATTgcaatttttcttttagtttaaataattgtaattttaagaaaatgtaaaaattaatagttgagtgttcaaaatttattttttatagtttattctaataaattataaataatttctgATCGTATTTATTCTTTTTGGACACACTACTCATAACTATTCATAGCTCCCaattcataaataggaggataatgtacTTCAGCgaactcgaacccacgtcctaCTGCATTAACAACAATATCCATATTAATCAATTCAAGACTTAATCGATTactaaaaagtaattttaaattaattaaataatacaaatattagtatgaaaaaatagaaaataaatttgtttgtaCCCCGACCTTTACTCACTCCCAAGTGCATATTTAGGAGTGCATTTAATTAATAGTGGAGTGGACCCCACTTCTACCATGTTATATGTAGAAgtcaacaaagaaaatgattttttaagttaatacaattcaattattcgagttatttggTTGTTATGAATCAATTCGAATacttaatttgatttttcaagTTTGAGTCAAATTGAATTTTGTAGCTTCAATAACAAACTGATTTAAATACTCTTTAGGTCCCTGATAATtttgaaaacgagtaaattggtttctctaaaaaattacaaaataatcttcaaaattttaaaatatttataattttttccccaaattttataaatatatatacaaattcaaaaggtagaattcttaaaatcatataaaatattaaactataaattttcataaaatccaaaataataaatttgaaccTCAAACAAATAAGTTACCaaatcaagtttatcatactaaattatctctttttttcctctcttattttgctttaaaaaaacTCGAATTTATATTCTTTAACTCGGAAGTTAATTCTATTGTGAACATGATTCCAATTcggttgatttattttttaaaatttaactcgagtAAATTTATTCCGGTCGGtgcaaatttaatttcactcaGCTTGATTAGGAAAATTTCTAAATCGACTCAGAATGATAAAATAAGGCTCGTCAGTTCAagtaactcaaaaaaaaatttagggtctgtttgattgacggaattgattttccggaaaatcatttccaacttttccagcgtttgattggcggaaaacattttccatttggaaaatgaactccaaaacaagggaaaatgggttacattttagggaaaatgtcttaccttttcaatttccgtaagacattttccgtgctctcctctctatcgcctccttcattccttccttcatttccgtgAGAAAATCGCTtacatttatcgattttccaagaacttgttttttaattattcaatacttgttttttaacacaactacaaataatttatttgatattagttttttcaatttataacgattaatattgtagcttaataattgagtattttataaataaatcattgcaatatatgtaaaaataatttaaaatataaaatttattaatatatattaatatatgtaaaacaacttttccgaaaaatattttcaaaaatcatcaagcaatgagaaaatattttacagattcaatcaaacaccgtaaaatattttccaagaaatcattttatagaaaagtaaaatattttccgtaaatcattttacggaaaatattttatcgaCAATCAAATGACCCTTAACTCGATTCATCGAACGCTAACCcttaattgtatatttataattcGAATGAAGATAAAATAACATAAGAttgttatcaatttaaaattcttaaaacatgaaatagaatCTCCtaatatctaatttttatcTTAATCTTATCAATTAACAATTACATTAAGAAAATAgtacaacatattttaaaataaactttatcAAAATGATTGATACATTTTAACCGAATTCAACATCAACTTACATTAAAGTTACAAATACATCATTTTTTAAAgcgtaaactattaaaatagttgCTACTGTTTGTTtcaggttatattttagtcacttatgttatcgtcttgtaacattttagtcattgaaggttaattgttgttaacggtgtaacagtaagctgacgtggcacgttaaatcatcatttcaaacaaaatttttaggttaaattctacaattggtccctatatttttttcgttttgagcaatttaattattttcttttatgttctttgaattctcttttttttacatTCTCTTCTCATtttccctctgttttcctcgcttctttatttcttttaacatggtttttctatgtttttcatttgttaagactagtccttatacttttatttttttgaacaatttattttttttctttttatttccttattttccttttcttcttcccatttattttctctcttctcataTTCTTCAACACGAAACATTATTTTTGCCCACCAAATAAACCAAGTCCTTGTTTCTTTCACATGATTTCTAAATTGAATTTCACTGAAAACCGAATATCAATCATTCTTAATCAAATCTTGATTTGAATATAaactaattttgaaactaaaattagatctaactaatcaatataaaaaccatatccttaatcaaatctaaacataaattgaaatctttatattcaaaacaatttttttccatttccaaACTTTTATAGAACCGTGTCAATTGTtcgtttccttttcttttattttctaatgaataaaattaagtaaacgataaaattgatctaaaccTTTTTGGATATTCCCAGGCAAAGTTGATTGAAAGTCGAGCATGGATGAACTGAAGAGAGAAAGGGACATGGAACCAAACTGGTTTGGGTAAAGTTGAGGGTAAGTTTCGTATGGTGGTTGTTTTAGTCATTGAGAGTGTAGAGTTCGTTTGAAGAATCCATGAAATAACGTAGTTTCGAGAAAGCGAGAATGTTGTAGGTAAGATAAATAAGGTGGTCGTGAGGTTAGTTAGGAGGTTAAAGGAACGTGCTCAGGAAACTTTATTGAGGATGGACTGCCATAAGTCATGATTGGCGAGGTCTTCAAGTGAGGTGAGCTTGGGGACTAGGTCATTGAACGATCCAAATTGATTCGTTAAAGCGATGATGGACGATGAGGGTTTGTAATTGTGGGGTGAGAATATGCAAAGTAAGTTTTATTTCAGtttcaactttttccttttcttttttcataaacaaaaaaatgttttaacaaatggaaaatatagaaaaactatattaaaagaGATAGAGAATGGAGGAAAACAGAGAGAGAAGCAGAAGAAaatggaaagtaaaaaaaaagttaaaagaacataaaagaaaaaaattaaattgctcaaaatgaaaaaaatatggggatcaattatataatttaacctaaattttttgtttgaaatgatgatttaacgtgccacattagcttactgttacaccattaacgacaattaatggctcagtaactaaaatgttacaacacgttaacgtaagtaactaaaacataacatttcaaacataagtgactaaaatgtaacccgaggtaaacaaaagtgactattttaatagtttgctcttttttaaattatatggttagatttttattatcaataaaataaattatttataataacttcattaattacttcaaatGGACAACATgcatacaaattttattttatcggATAAACTACAATGGTAATCATTcaactattaataatttttttaagccACCCAATTATTTGAAGATACAAAATGATTACCCAACTATTAGCAAATCtcttttttggtcactcaactatttaattttatccttttttataATCAGCTGGCTAACGGTGGCCACTTTTAAAACTGacataatagcaaatttaacctcaacattcataatttatgtcaatttaattttaattctataaaaatttaacacttaATATTTCAacattgtataattttattttatttttgtaattttatttttctttgtcaCTCTTTTGCCTCAGGGTGAgcataaatgatttaatttattaataagcAAAGTTTAGTGTggtagtgtttttttttttaatttaccaatTATTGAAAACtaatgattaataattaattgttgaGTGCAAAATCCACAAGAACTCAAAAATGTCGGCATCATCGGTAGGTCAATGAAAACAGAATGAGCTCAATAATTCAATGAAATAATGCACCCATTTTATAGTTaacaaagaagatgatgatgatgatgatgatgaagaaaaaagTACAGATTTCAAGTTCAAGATTCTATTCACAAAAGAACAACATCAAAACACAATATCtcaatgatatatatatgttattaaacGGAAAAATGATTTCAAGTACCAAAACAACATGGAAAATCCACATATTTTGGTAATTCCATACCCAGCACAAGGCCATGTAATTCCCCTAATGGACCTTTCATCATGTTTACTCAAACATGGCTTCAAAATCACATTTGTTACCCTGGAGTTTAATCATCAAAATGCCATGGATATATTGGCATTGAGAGGAGAAGAAATGGGTAATCGGGTTCATCTCGTTTCGGTTCCAGACGGGCTCGGACCATTGGAGGAAAGGAACCAACCAGGGAAGATATCTGAAGCAATATTGCAGACCATGCCAAGGAAAGTAGAGGAGCTTGTTGAAGTGATTAATGGATCAGAAAGGAAGATAAACTGTGTGATTGCAGATCAAAGCTTAGGTTGGGCTTTGGAAATTGCAAAGAAACATGGAATGAAACGAGCTGCTTTTTGTCCTGCAGCAGCTGCATTGTTGGTGTTAGGATTTAGTATCCCAAAATTGAT
The window above is part of the Gossypium raimondii isolate GPD5lz chromosome 9, ASM2569854v1, whole genome shotgun sequence genome. Proteins encoded here:
- the LOC105798123 gene encoding ribosome biogenesis protein WDR12 homolog is translated as MEIERETNEGNSRRIQVRFITKLKAPYKVPTTAIAIPSDLSRLGLSSIVNKLLQAVDSEWKTEPFDFLIDGELVRMSLEQFLLVKGISAEKILEIEYIRAVAPRKEEEPSPHDDWVSAVDGSSPRFILTGCYDSLGRIWKQAGWCTHILEGHSGAISSVRIINSEGAGSATVATASKDRTLRLWKFDAEDSTDHPARIRAFKILRGHNASVHSIAAKTSGDMICSGSWDCTINLWRTNDTDTNGDTVSIKKRKVNNKIEESQSEGEAVSTLVGHTQCVSSVVWPQHDTIYSASWDHSVRKWDVETGKDLSDIFCGKALNCIDIGGEGLALIAAGGSDPVLRIWDPRKPGTSAPTFQFSSHSSWISACKWHNTSPLHLLSSSYDGKVMLWDLRTAWPVSIIDTHKDKVLCADWWKGDCVVSGGVDTQLRISSDISIH